A portion of the Chthonomonadales bacterium genome contains these proteins:
- a CDS encoding class I SAM-dependent methyltransferase, whose translation MNRTEASLYNPSPVVVGLKRLVALVERVLPPAAFRRFYDTGFALYRAGLRASYRRHELFARMRGDAAGAHRAATVHRVMPYSLVGASGLEATYDALTTVESEGIPGAIVECGVAQGGCAALMALTTERAGNGRQLWLFDSYEGLPPATDKDYEGSVTGHHVRALPPGSCLGTLEQVEGLLFDRLRLDRSRIRLVKGWFENTLAPTAPTVGAVAILRIDADWYESVKCCLDVFFDAVSPRGCVIIDDYGTCFGARKAVDEFLAARKLALELTPDGRGGIVFRKP comes from the coding sequence ATGAACAGAACCGAGGCCTCGCTGTACAATCCGTCACCCGTCGTCGTCGGCCTGAAGCGGCTCGTGGCCCTGGTCGAGCGTGTGCTGCCACCCGCCGCTTTCCGGCGCTTCTATGACACGGGCTTCGCCCTGTACCGCGCCGGGCTTCGCGCGTCGTATCGGCGGCACGAGCTGTTCGCGCGTATGCGGGGCGACGCCGCCGGCGCGCACCGCGCGGCCACCGTGCACCGTGTGATGCCCTACAGCCTGGTGGGCGCAAGCGGGCTCGAGGCCACCTACGATGCCCTGACCACCGTCGAGAGCGAGGGGATCCCTGGCGCCATCGTGGAGTGCGGCGTCGCCCAGGGGGGGTGTGCCGCGCTGATGGCGCTCACGACGGAGCGCGCGGGCAATGGCCGCCAACTCTGGCTCTTCGACTCGTACGAGGGGCTCCCGCCCGCCACCGACAAGGACTACGAGGGCAGCGTTACGGGGCACCACGTTCGAGCGCTCCCGCCGGGCTCCTGCCTGGGGACCCTCGAGCAGGTGGAGGGCCTTCTGTTTGACCGGCTGCGCCTCGACCGGTCGCGCATTCGCCTCGTCAAGGGGTGGTTCGAGAACACGCTTGCCCCGACGGCGCCCACCGTCGGCGCTGTCGCGATCCTGCGCATCGACGCCGACTGGTACGAGTCGGTGAAGTGTTGCCTCGACGTGTTCTTCGATGCCGTGAGCCCGCGCGGGTGCGTCATCATCGACGACTACGGCACGTGCTTCGGAGCCCGCAAGGCGGTCGACGAGTTCCTGGCCGCTCGGAAGCTGGCCCTGGAGCTCACTCCCGATGGGCGCGGGGGAATCGTCTTCAGGAAGCCCTAG
- a CDS encoding aldo/keto reductase — MTMEYAELGQGGPAVSRLGLGCEPLGGTDWGSVDARQAAAAVGRALDLGITLFDTADVYGLGRSEERLSEALGQRRHEVVIVSKFGVAWESDEGGGRAKTRRDCSPAHVRAALEASLRRLRLERVPVYLIHWPDPATPVADTMAALLQCQSEGKIGVIGVSNFPTALVAEARRSGPVTAIEVSYSLIDRAAEQELLPDARAARAGVIAYGTLAQGLLGGRYGPDSRFGEDDRRHRLAHFAPDAWPRNRELLGRLERTAREIGHGVAEVAIRWVLEHSAVTCAIVGARSPGQVEANARALGWRLDPGSRQFLCASAP, encoded by the coding sequence GTGACGATGGAATACGCGGAGCTTGGACAGGGGGGGCCGGCGGTCTCGCGGCTCGGGCTCGGATGTGAGCCGCTCGGCGGCACGGACTGGGGCTCGGTGGACGCGCGCCAGGCAGCCGCCGCCGTCGGGCGCGCGTTGGACCTGGGGATCACGCTCTTCGACACGGCCGACGTCTATGGTCTCGGGCGGAGCGAGGAGAGATTGTCCGAGGCGCTCGGGCAGCGGCGTCATGAGGTCGTGATCGTTAGCAAGTTCGGCGTCGCATGGGAATCAGACGAGGGGGGTGGCCGCGCGAAGACGCGCAGAGACTGCAGCCCCGCCCACGTCCGCGCGGCGCTTGAAGCGAGCTTGCGGCGCTTGCGCCTGGAGCGGGTCCCGGTCTACCTGATCCACTGGCCCGACCCGGCGACGCCCGTGGCGGATACGATGGCGGCGCTGCTGCAGTGCCAGTCCGAGGGCAAGATCGGCGTCATCGGCGTGTCGAACTTTCCGACCGCGCTCGTGGCCGAGGCGCGCCGGAGCGGACCCGTCACGGCCATCGAGGTCTCCTACAGTCTGATCGACCGCGCGGCCGAACAGGAGCTGCTGCCGGACGCGCGCGCCGCGCGGGCCGGCGTGATCGCCTACGGCACGCTGGCGCAGGGGCTCCTCGGCGGCCGCTACGGGCCGGACTCGCGGTTCGGCGAGGACGATCGGCGGCACCGGCTCGCGCACTTCGCGCCGGACGCCTGGCCGCGCAACCGGGAGCTCCTGGGCCGCCTGGAGCGGACGGCGCGCGAGATCGGCCACGGCGTCGCCGAGGTCGCGATCCGGTGGGTGCTTGAGCATTCCGCAGTGACCTGCGCGATCGTCGGCGCGAGATCCCCCGGCCAGGTGGAGGCGAACGCGCGGGCGCTCGGCTGGCGGCTCGACCCCGGCTCGCGCCAGTTCCTGTGCGCCAGCGCGCCGTAG
- a CDS encoding Gfo/Idh/MocA family oxidoreductase, translated as MEARARLSRREFVGKATTSIAIPYLVPSGVIGMHGRQGANDRITIGVIGTGGMGSGHVYPDTAALCDVDDDHLAAARQRVTQGSPYLTKDYRRLLDRKDIDAVIIATPDHWHAIMAVHACQAGKHVMSEKPTSKTIAEGRAMVNAARRYNRVVQIHAQGRSNDNAHAACQFVRNGGIGRVKRVDVWHPVNFTTGTWGEPRYPPASLDWEMWLGPARWAPYHPQRCHFNFRWFMDYGGGFIRDRGNHALSIVSWLTDNDGYQGRVTCEATGTPMLAGFYDVPATMDVRWEFRDPDWTLTWSQPGTPNPRMPGEWGATYHGDRDDLVVLGGDGGCETEQKARSFEVPSGGTSVFRSPGHRENWLECIRTGQRPVMDVEIGHHVVTLCNLGNISYRLGREVVYDFARERFVGDEEADRLISEPLRAPWSLS; from the coding sequence ATGGAAGCTCGTGCCAGGCTATCGCGCAGGGAGTTCGTCGGCAAAGCCACGACCTCGATCGCCATCCCCTACCTCGTCCCCTCGGGCGTCATCGGCATGCACGGCCGCCAGGGCGCCAACGATCGCATCACGATCGGGGTGATCGGCACCGGAGGCATGGGCAGCGGCCATGTCTACCCCGATACTGCCGCGCTCTGCGATGTTGACGACGACCATCTGGCCGCCGCGCGCCAGCGCGTGACCCAGGGCAGCCCCTACCTCACGAAGGACTATCGTCGCCTCCTCGACCGTAAGGACATTGACGCGGTCATCATCGCCACCCCCGACCACTGGCACGCCATCATGGCGGTCCACGCCTGTCAGGCGGGCAAGCACGTCATGTCGGAGAAGCCGACCTCCAAGACGATCGCGGAGGGGCGCGCCATGGTCAACGCGGCGCGCCGGTACAACCGCGTCGTGCAGATCCACGCGCAGGGGCGCTCCAACGACAACGCGCACGCCGCGTGCCAGTTCGTGCGGAACGGCGGCATCGGCCGCGTGAAGCGCGTGGACGTGTGGCATCCCGTGAACTTCACGACCGGGACCTGGGGCGAGCCGCGGTACCCTCCGGCCTCGCTGGACTGGGAGATGTGGTTGGGCCCCGCGCGCTGGGCTCCCTACCACCCCCAGCGGTGTCACTTCAACTTTCGCTGGTTCATGGACTACGGCGGCGGCTTCATCCGCGACCGCGGCAACCACGCGCTGAGCATCGTGTCGTGGCTCACGGACAACGACGGCTATCAGGGTCGCGTGACCTGCGAGGCCACCGGCACCCCCATGCTGGCGGGCTTCTACGACGTGCCGGCTACGATGGACGTGCGCTGGGAGTTCCGGGATCCCGACTGGACGCTCACCTGGAGTCAGCCGGGCACGCCGAACCCTCGGATGCCTGGAGAGTGGGGAGCCACCTACCACGGCGACCGCGACGATCTGGTCGTGCTCGGCGGCGACGGCGGCTGCGAGACGGAGCAGAAGGCCAGGAGCTTCGAGGTGCCCTCGGGCGGCACGTCGGTCTTCCGGAGCCCGGGGCATCGCGAGAACTGGCTGGAGTGCATCCGGACGGGGCAGCGGCCGGTGATGGACGTGGAGATCGGCCACCACGTGGTCACGCTCTGCAACCTGGGCAACATCTCCTATCGGCTGGGGCGCGAGGTCGTCTACGACTTCGCGCGGGAGCGGTTCGTCGGCGACGAGGAAGCGGATCGCCTCATCTCCGAGCCGCTTCGCGCGCCATGGAGCCTGAGCTAG
- a CDS encoding glycosyltransferase family 4 protein, whose translation MRTGLLARTLAGRGHDVVWWSSTFDHYRKLHRFRADTLLELEPGLRLHLVHSGGYGRNVSLARMVNDRAVARGFARLSRETMPPDLIVSSLPTVDLCTEAVRLGAERDVPVVIDVRDMWPDIFVGVLPALLRGPGRVLVAPLVARARFALRSAAGLTAMSRFVFDWALRHAGRPRRAADGVFPLGYQAPAVAPDARERAGDDLRAMGVDPAKTICWFVGQLGRVYDVATLIEGARALWQRGRADVQLVISGDGDNAAALRARARDLPNVVFTGWVNTAQISWLMAVAGVGLAAVRPVGEALPNKLFEYLSAGLPVLSSLRGEAEELLARHGCGVTYPPGDVAAFVEAVERLAGDIALREAMGRNATALYAAGYSSEAVYGRMAAHLEAVARQHADGRSAAPGVGPRS comes from the coding sequence ATGCGGACAGGCCTGCTGGCCCGGACGCTTGCCGGCCGTGGGCACGACGTGGTGTGGTGGAGCTCGACGTTCGATCACTACCGCAAGCTCCACCGCTTCAGGGCCGACACCCTGCTGGAGCTGGAGCCGGGCCTGCGCCTGCACCTTGTGCACTCCGGGGGGTATGGGCGCAACGTGTCGCTCGCCCGCATGGTCAACGATCGAGCCGTCGCCCGCGGCTTCGCGCGTCTTTCACGCGAGACCATGCCCCCGGACCTCATCGTGAGCTCGCTCCCGACCGTCGACCTGTGCACCGAGGCGGTCCGCCTGGGCGCCGAGCGCGATGTGCCGGTGGTGATCGACGTGCGCGACATGTGGCCCGACATCTTCGTGGGCGTCCTGCCCGCGCTGCTGCGAGGACCCGGGCGCGTGCTGGTCGCGCCCCTGGTGGCGCGGGCGCGATTCGCGCTTCGCTCGGCCGCCGGGCTGACGGCGATGTCGCGGTTTGTCTTCGACTGGGCCCTCCGGCACGCGGGACGCCCTCGGCGAGCAGCGGACGGCGTGTTCCCGCTCGGCTACCAGGCGCCGGCGGTCGCGCCGGACGCGCGCGAGCGGGCCGGCGACGACCTGCGGGCGATGGGCGTCGACCCTGCGAAGACCATCTGCTGGTTCGTCGGTCAGTTGGGGCGTGTCTACGACGTGGCGACGCTGATCGAGGGCGCCCGCGCGCTCTGGCAGCGGGGTCGCGCCGACGTGCAGCTGGTGATCAGCGGCGATGGCGACAACGCCGCCGCGTTGCGCGCGCGGGCGCGGGACCTGCCGAACGTCGTGTTCACCGGCTGGGTCAACACGGCTCAGATCTCCTGGCTGATGGCAGTCGCCGGCGTCGGGCTGGCCGCCGTGCGGCCGGTGGGCGAGGCGCTGCCCAACAAGCTGTTCGAGTACCTTTCGGCCGGGCTGCCCGTGCTGTCGAGCCTGCGAGGCGAGGCAGAGGAGCTGCTGGCCCGGCACGGGTGCGGTGTGACCTACCCTCCCGGCGACGTCGCGGCATTCGTGGAGGCCGTCGAGCGGTTGGCCGGCGACATCGCGCTGCGCGAGGCGATGGGGCGCAATGCCACGGCCCTCTACGCCGCGGGCTACTCGTCCGAAGCCGTCTACGGCCGCATGGCGGCCCACCTGGAGGCGGTCGCGCGTCAGCACGCCGATGGCAGATCGGCCGCGCCGGGCGTCGGCCCGCGGTCCTGA
- a CDS encoding glycosyltransferase family 4 protein codes for MTRPIACFFARVGSRREIDVVDFYAQDVRILSDLGFDVRVATRPAELRRADLYFAWFWTWAAFPVLAARLQRRPSVVTGVFNCWSYGRRPPTQRALIGMGVRLASRNVIISEDERRQLRPMFPAVDWLYSPLGVDTGLFSPAGFRRADELFTTATMAPGNAERKSIPELLAAAPLVRRSHPEVRFAIAGRCDEPYRRMVRDVGAEGFVEMLGLVSNEEKIARMRRCAAYVQPSRHEGFGLAILEAMSCGAPIVTSPVGAVPEVVGEEAAMVDGSSPEAIAEAVSRLLADPDERARLGARGRARAIELFSIERRKRDVQRILRGLGFAV; via the coding sequence ATGACCAGGCCTATCGCATGCTTCTTCGCCAGGGTCGGCTCGCGCCGCGAGATCGACGTGGTCGACTTCTACGCCCAGGACGTGCGGATCTTGAGCGACCTGGGCTTCGATGTCCGGGTCGCGACGCGGCCGGCCGAGTTGCGTCGAGCCGATCTCTACTTCGCCTGGTTCTGGACGTGGGCCGCCTTCCCGGTGCTGGCCGCGCGCCTGCAGCGGCGTCCGTCCGTCGTCACGGGTGTTTTCAACTGCTGGAGCTACGGCCGACGCCCGCCGACGCAGCGCGCCCTGATCGGCATGGGCGTACGCCTCGCCAGCCGTAACGTGATCATCTCCGAGGACGAGCGTCGACAGCTTCGTCCGATGTTCCCGGCGGTCGACTGGCTCTACAGCCCCCTCGGCGTCGACACGGGCCTGTTCTCGCCGGCGGGCTTCCGGCGCGCCGACGAGCTCTTCACGACGGCCACCATGGCCCCGGGGAACGCGGAGCGCAAGTCGATCCCGGAGCTCCTCGCCGCCGCGCCGCTCGTGCGCAGGTCTCACCCCGAGGTCCGTTTCGCCATCGCCGGGCGGTGCGATGAGCCGTATCGCCGCATGGTGCGCGACGTGGGCGCGGAGGGCTTCGTTGAGATGCTCGGCCTCGTGAGCAACGAGGAGAAGATCGCCCGCATGCGGCGCTGCGCGGCCTACGTGCAGCCCTCGCGCCACGAGGGTTTCGGCCTTGCCATCCTGGAGGCGATGAGCTGCGGCGCGCCCATCGTGACGAGCCCGGTGGGCGCCGTGCCCGAGGTGGTCGGAGAGGAGGCCGCGATGGTGGATGGATCTTCCCCGGAGGCGATCGCGGAGGCCGTCAGCCGCCTGCTCGCAGATCCCGATGAGCGCGCCCGCCTTGGCGCTCGCGGGCGCGCCCGTGCCATCGAGTTGTTCTCGATTGAGCGCAGAAAGCGGGATGTGCAGCGGATCCTGCGCGGGCTCGGCTTTGCGGTCTAG
- a CDS encoding sugar transferase, with protein MATRALGLGLKRALDVLFSLAGLALLWPVLAVVALIVKLDSPGPVFYRGVRTGKGGTPFGIFKFRSMVVDAEKVGGGSTARNDSRITRVGGVLRRYKVDELPQLLNVLIGDMSFVGPRPELPSYTRLYQGEELLILTMRPGITDHASLQFAQLGEVLGDCDADRVYEERVMPVKNGLRVRYVKEWSLLGDLVLVIRTLLRVVRG; from the coding sequence GTGGCCACGCGCGCGCTCGGGCTCGGGCTCAAACGGGCCCTCGATGTCCTCTTCAGCCTTGCGGGTCTGGCGCTTCTTTGGCCCGTCCTCGCTGTGGTCGCCCTCATCGTGAAGCTGGACTCACCGGGACCCGTGTTCTACCGTGGCGTCCGGACGGGGAAGGGGGGCACGCCGTTCGGCATCTTCAAGTTCCGCTCGATGGTGGTCGACGCCGAGAAGGTCGGCGGCGGGTCGACCGCTCGCAACGACTCGCGGATCACGCGGGTCGGCGGCGTGCTGCGGCGCTACAAGGTCGACGAGCTGCCTCAGCTTCTCAACGTGTTGATCGGCGACATGAGCTTCGTCGGCCCGCGGCCGGAGTTGCCCTCCTACACGCGCCTCTACCAGGGCGAGGAACTCCTCATTCTGACGATGCGCCCCGGCATCACCGACCACGCGTCCCTCCAGTTCGCCCAACTCGGCGAGGTCCTCGGCGACTGCGACGCCGATCGCGTGTATGAGGAGCGCGTCATGCCGGTCAAGAACGGGCTGAGAGTCCGTTATGTGAAGGAGTGGAGCCTGCTCGGTGACCTCGTGCTGGTCATCCGCACGCTCCTGCGGGTGGTACGCGGGTGA